One region of Mangifera indica cultivar Alphonso chromosome 3, CATAS_Mindica_2.1, whole genome shotgun sequence genomic DNA includes:
- the LOC123211798 gene encoding factor of DNA methylation 1-like — protein sequence MDYSSEEESDISDSEINEYMEKPYEELRAGKYKVKVSGTLRCPFCAGKKKQVYKYKDLLQHASGVGKGSANRSAKQKANHLALAKYLEIDLADETDQILAPVVSIPVKKTPEQEDTYVWPWMGIVVNIVSDPKDGGDVNDCGYWLKKFARYKPLEVYTFWNEQNLTAQAIVKFNSDWNGFMNAAEFEKVFESDHHGKKDWNERKTSPGSSIYGWCARADDSEFEGPIGEYIRKEGKLRTFSDIVREKNKDKTNVVADLTSKIDMTNENLNELEYKYNEKTMSLSRMLEEKDRLHLAFVEETRKMQQLARDNVRRILEEQEKLSYELEAKKKKIDERSRKLNKLEASTERERQRLDEERKKYDSRTNSLQLASIEQKKADENVIRLVEEQKREKEEALNKILLLEKQLHQKQKLEMEIEDLKGKIQVIKHLGDADDAAVQKKMKEMNDELTEKIDDLGSLEELNQTLITKERQSNDELQEARKELIQGFVDMLLGARANIGVKRLGEIDPKPFQNACKQKFSLEEAQVQASTLCSLWQENLKNPEWHPFKIIDFGGDAQEIINEDDEKLQELKELGDEIYMAVVTALKELNEYNPSGRYAIPELWNFKEGRKATLKEAISYAVNSIKRLKRRRTQG from the exons ATGGACTACAGTTCAGAAGAAGAGTCGGATATTAGTGATTCTGAAATCAATGAGTACATGGAGAAGCCATATGAAGAGCTGAGGGCTGGGAAGTACAAAGTAAAGGTAAGTGGCACCTTAAGATGCCCTTTCTGTGCTGGGAAGAAGAAACAAGTTTACAAGTATAAGGACTTGCTTCAACATGCATCGGGAGTGGGTAAAGGATCTGCTAACAGAAGTGCGAAACAAAAGGCAAACCACCTTGCCCTGGCAAAGTACTTGGAGATTGACCTAGCTGATGAAACGGATCAAATCCTTGCTCCTGTTGTATCTATACCTGTAAAAAAAACTCCAGAGCAAGAAGATACCTATGTGTGGCCTTGGATGGGAATTGTTGTTAACATTGTTAGTGATCCAAAAGATGGAGGAGACGTAAATGATTGTGGATATTGGTTGAAGAAGTTTGCTAGATATAAACCTTTAGAGGTTTATACTTTCTGGAATGAACAGAATCTCACTGCACAGGCTATAGTGAAATTTAACAGTGATTGGAATGGTTTCATGAATGCAGCTGAATTTGAGAAGGTGTTTGAAAGTGATCATCATGGTAAGAAAGATTGGAATGAACGGAAAACAAGCCCTGGCTCAAGTATATATGGCTGGTGTGCACGTGCTGATGATAGTGAGTTTGAAGGGCCAATTGGGGAGTATATTCGCAAGGAAGGGAAGTTAAGAACATTCTCTGACATTGTGcgggaaaaaaataaagacaaaaccAATGTTGTTGCAGACCTTACTAGTAAGATTGATATGACGAATGAAAATCTCAATGAATTGGAATACAAGTACAATGAGAAAACTATGTCTTTGAGCAGGATGCTTGAGGAGAAAGACAGGCTACACTTAGCTTTTGTTGAAG AGACAAGAAAGATGCAGCAGCTTGCTCGTGATAATGTTCGCAGGATCTTGGAAGAACAAGAGAAACTCAGTTATGAATTGGAggctaagaagaagaaaattgatGAAAGGAGCAGAAAATTGAACAAGCTTGAAGCGTCAACAGAGCGCGAGAGGCAAAGACTtgatgaagagagaaaaaag TATGATTCAAGAACCAACTCACTTCAGCTGGCTTCCATTGAACAAAAAAAGGCTGATGAGAATGTCATCAGGCTCGTTGAAGAGCAAAAG AGGGAGAAAGAAGAGGCTTTAAACAAAATACTACTATTAGAAAAACAATTGCATCAAAAACAGAAGCTGGAAATGGAAATTGAAGACTTGAAAGGCAAAATACAGGTGATAAAACATCTTGGGGATGCAGACGATGCAGCAGTtcagaagaagatgaaagagatGAATGATGAGTTGACAGAGAAAATTGACGATTTGGGTAGTTTGGaagaattaaatcaaactcttaTCACTAAAGAGCGACAGAGCAATGATGAACTACAAGAAGCACGTAAAGAGTTAATTCAG GGTTTTGTCGATATGTTATTGGGTGCTCGCGCTAATATTGGAGTAAAGAGGTTGGGGGAGATTGATCCAAAGCCATTTCAGAATGCATGCAAGCAGAAGTTTTCACTAGAGGAAGCACAAGTTCAGGCCTCCACTCTATGCTCCCTGTGGCAGGAGAATTTGAAGAACCCAGAGTGGCACCCATTCAAGATAATAGATTTTGGTGGGGATGCCCAG GAAATTATaaatgaagatgatgagaaGCTGCAAGAACTAAAAGAGTTGGGGGATGAGATATACATGGCAGTTGTTACAGCTCTGAAAGAATTAAATGAGTATAATCCAAGCGGGAGATATGCCATTCCAGAGCTATGGAACTTTAAAGAAGGAAGGAAAGCCACGTTAAAGGAGGCCATTTCTTATGCTGTTAATAGTATCAAGAGACTCAAGCGCAGGAGAACCCAAG GGTGA